The proteins below come from a single Dinghuibacter silviterrae genomic window:
- a CDS encoding ABC transporter ATP-binding protein codes for MKHLAALNKYFWKYRFRLLAGLVFVVLSNYFSVLAPLITKYVVNKLMLLLSPGTTHAFHESVQDPLARVLINRIDRWNFSNVVALCGVTLLVLALLRGLFMFFMRQTIIVMSRHIEFDQKNEVYQHYQRLDTTFYRSHSTGDLMNRITEDVSRVRMFTGPAIMYLVNLLALIGLSVYYMLKDNVALTLYTLAPLPLLAVTIYFVNQLIHKKSERIQALLSDLTTNAQQSYSGIRVIKSFVQEKAMLAFFRNSSEEYKTNALGLAKVEAIYFPAMSFVVGISTLLTILIGGFMYIRDPQSMTFGTLTEFVLFINMLMFPVSAIGSVASMTQRAAASQKRLNEFLRLQPEIRDKPKATPKVIAGDLHFDHVSFTYSHTGIKALTDFDLHIRKGQKVAIIGRTGSGKTTVAQLLLRMFDPDQGAVKVDGTDIRDITLKSLREQISYVPQDVFLFSDTVRGNILFGNPVATMDQVRQAAKQAVVDGEIAGFAEGYDTMIGERGVTLSGGQKQRVSIARALIKDPRVIVMDDCLSAVDARTEREIIGQLYEYLQDKTAIIITHRIFSLFQFDQVVVLDDGHIIERGTHDSLLEAGGYYADLYARQRERDERPSEEEVTQEK; via the coding sequence ATGAAGCATCTGGCCGCGCTGAATAAGTATTTCTGGAAGTACCGTTTCCGTCTCCTGGCGGGTTTGGTCTTTGTCGTCCTTTCGAACTATTTCAGTGTGCTGGCCCCGCTGATCACCAAGTATGTGGTGAACAAGCTGATGCTGCTGCTGTCCCCCGGCACCACGCACGCCTTTCACGAAAGCGTTCAGGACCCACTGGCGCGGGTGTTGATCAACCGGATCGACCGGTGGAATTTTTCAAACGTCGTTGCGCTTTGCGGGGTGACCCTGCTGGTGCTGGCCTTGCTTCGGGGGTTGTTTATGTTTTTTATGCGGCAGACGATCATCGTCATGAGCCGGCACATCGAATTCGACCAGAAGAACGAGGTGTACCAGCATTACCAGCGGCTGGACACGACGTTTTACCGTTCGCACAGCACGGGTGACCTGATGAACCGGATCACGGAGGACGTGAGCCGGGTGCGGATGTTTACGGGGCCGGCCATCATGTACCTGGTGAACCTCCTGGCGTTGATCGGCCTGAGCGTGTATTACATGCTCAAGGATAACGTCGCCCTGACCCTGTATACGCTGGCGCCCCTGCCGTTGCTGGCAGTGACGATTTACTTTGTCAACCAATTGATCCACAAAAAAAGCGAACGCATCCAGGCGTTGCTGAGCGACCTGACCACGAACGCCCAGCAGTCTTATTCGGGGATCCGGGTGATCAAATCCTTTGTCCAGGAAAAGGCGATGCTGGCCTTTTTCCGGAACAGCAGCGAGGAATATAAGACGAACGCCCTGGGGCTGGCCAAGGTAGAGGCCATTTATTTCCCTGCGATGTCTTTCGTAGTGGGGATCAGCACCCTCCTGACCATCCTGATCGGTGGGTTTATGTACATCCGTGACCCGCAGAGCATGACGTTCGGGACCCTGACCGAATTTGTCCTCTTTATCAACATGCTGATGTTCCCGGTCAGCGCCATCGGGTCGGTGGCCAGTATGACCCAGCGGGCGGCGGCTTCCCAGAAACGGCTCAACGAATTCCTTCGTTTGCAGCCGGAGATCCGCGACAAGCCCAAAGCGACCCCCAAAGTGATCGCCGGCGACCTCCACTTCGACCATGTATCTTTTACATATTCCCACACCGGCATCAAAGCCCTGACCGACTTCGACCTGCACATCCGTAAGGGCCAAAAGGTGGCGATCATCGGCCGGACGGGCTCGGGCAAGACGACCGTCGCCCAGTTGCTCCTGCGCATGTTTGACCCGGACCAGGGTGCGGTCAAGGTGGATGGGACGGATATCAGGGACATTACGCTAAAAAGCCTGAGGGAACAGATCAGCTATGTTCCCCAGGACGTCTTCCTGTTTAGCGACACCGTCCGGGGAAACATCCTTTTCGGAAACCCGGTGGCCACCATGGACCAGGTCCGGCAGGCGGCAAAGCAGGCGGTGGTGGACGGGGAGATCGCGGGTTTTGCCGAAGGCTATGACACCATGATCGGGGAGCGGGGCGTAACGCTGAGCGGGGGCCAGAAGCAACGGGTGTCGATCGCCCGGGCGCTGATCAAAGATCCCCGGGTCATCGTCATGGACGACTGTCTGAGCGCCGTGGACGCCCGGACGGAAAGGGAGATCATCGGGCAATTGTACGAATACCTACAGGACAAAACTGCCATCATCATTACCCACCGGATCTTTTCCCTGTTCCAGTTCGACCAGGTCGTGGTTCTGGACGACGGACACATCATTGAAAGGGGTACCCACGATTCCCTCCTGGAGGCGGGGGGATATTACGCCGACCTGTATGCGCGGCAGCGGGAAAGGGACGAACGGCCGTCCGAGGAAGAGGTCACCCAAGAAAAATAG
- a CDS encoding DUF3276 family protein, producing MAYENTDKRMESVYSKRIRAGKRRTYFFDVRATRGNDYYLTITESRKRFNDNGYDRHKIFLYKEDFNKFLGGLNEAVNYVKTELMPDFDFDAYNHDNDNERSDNDYDIQEESTSITIVEQTVVHVQQPAPAPAPASTEEVDKW from the coding sequence GTGGCGTACGAAAACACTGACAAAAGAATGGAAAGCGTGTACAGCAAGCGCATCAGGGCTGGGAAGCGGAGGACATATTTCTTTGACGTCCGTGCTACCAGGGGAAATGACTACTACCTCACCATCACCGAAAGCCGCAAGCGTTTTAACGACAACGGCTACGATCGCCATAAGATCTTTCTATATAAAGAGGACTTCAACAAATTCCTTGGGGGTCTTAACGAAGCCGTCAACTATGTCAAGACCGAGTTGATGCCGGACTTCGACTTCGACGCCTACAACCACGATAACGACAACGAACGCAGCGACAACGATTACGATATCCAGGAGGAATCCACCTCGATCACCATCGTTGAACAGACCGTTGTCCACGTGCAGCAGCCGGCTCCCGCCCCGGCGCCCGCATCGACGGAAGAGGTCGACAAATGGTAA